A single Botrytis cinerea B05.10 chromosome 1, complete sequence DNA region contains:
- the Bclgd1 gene encoding Bclgd1, with amino-acid sequence MNAAGDYSSAYCILKTDSEFSGHGMTFTIGRGNDIVCAAIDHVADRLKGRTLSSLVSNWGQTWRYLVSDSQLRWIGPEKGVIHLALGAVVNAIWDLWAKTLNKPVWRIVADMSPEEFVSCIDFRYITDAITPEEAIAMLKAEEGGKAKRIEDALNNKAVPAYTTSAGWLGYGKDKMKGLLEETLAKGYRHFKLKVGTSVEDDRERLSIAREVIGYDKGNILMVDANQVWSVPEAIEYMQQLKEFKPWFIEEPTSPDDILGHKAIREALKPYGIGVATGEMCQNRVIFKQLLASGAIDVCQIDACRMGGVNEVLAVLLMAKKFGVPIVPHSGGVGLPEYTQHLSTIDYVVVSGKLSVLEYVDHLHEHFEHPSVIKGGYYQTPLEPGYSVEMKAASMDQFEYPGKDGVSWWKSEEAKPILEGIKI; translated from the exons ATGAACGCTGCTGGAGATTATAGTTCTGCATACTGTATTCTCAAGACCGATTCCGAGTTCTCTGGTCATGGCATG ACTTTCACAATCGGTCGTGGAAACGATATCGTATGTGCTGCAATCGATCATGTCGCCGATCGTCTCAAGGGACGCACCCTTTCCTCCCTCGTCTCAAATTGGGGTCAAACCTGGAGATATCTCGTTTCCGATTCGCAACTTAGATGGATTGGCCCAGAAAAGGGTGTAATTCATCTTGCCCTTGGAGCCGTCGTCAATGCTATCTGGGATTTGTGGGCAAAGACACTCAACAAGCCTGTCTGGAGAATTGTTGCAGACATGAGCCCTGAGGAATTCGTCAGCTGTATCGATTTCCGTTATATCACTGATGCTATTACACCTGAAGAGGCCATTGCTATGTTGAAGGCtgaagagggaggaaaggcaaagagaattgaagacGCCTTAAACAACAAGGCTGTTCCTGCCTACACCACAAGTGCCGGATGGTTGGGTTATGGCAAAGATAAGATGAAGGGGCTCTTGGAGGAAACTTTGGCCAAGGGATACAGACATTTCAAGCTTAAGGTTGGAACATCTGTTGAAGATGATCGAGAACGTTTGTCAATTGCAAGAGAAGTCATTGGCTACGACAAGGGCAATATTCTTATGGTTGATGCAAACCAG GTCTGGTCTGTCCCTGAAGCTATCGAATATATGCAACAACTCAAAGAGTTCAAGCCATGGTTTATCGAGGAGCCCACTTCTCCTGATGATATTCTCGGTCACAAGGCTATTCGTGAAGCTCTCAAACCATATGGAATCGGTGTTGCAACTGGTGAGATGTGCCAAAACAGAGTTATCTTCAAACAACTTTTGGCTAGCGGCGCCATCGATGTCTGCCAAATTGATGCCTGCCGAATGGGAGGTGTCAATGAAGTCTTGGCTGTTCTTCTCATGGCCAAGAAGTTCGGTGTCCCAATTGTTCCACACAGTGGTGGTGTCGGACTTCCAGAGTATACTCAACATTTGAGTACCATCGACTACGTCGTAGTCAGTGGAAAGTTGAGTGTCCTCGAATATGTTGACCATCTTCATGAGCACTTCGAGCACCCATCGGTCATCAAGGGTGGTTACTACCAGACTCCATTGGAGCCAGGATACAGTGTCGAGATGAAGGCAGCAAGTATGGATCAATTTGAGTACCCAGGAAAGGATGGAGTCAGTTGGTGGAAGAGTGAAGAGGCTAAGCCTATCTTGGAGGGTATCAAGATCTAA
- the Bclgd1 gene encoding Bclgd1 has protein sequence MAEVTITGWDTRDVRFPTSLDKTGSDAMNAAGDYSSAYCILKTDSEFSGHGMTFTIGRGNDIVCAAIDHVADRLKGRTLSSLVSNWGQTWRYLVSDSQLRWIGPEKGVIHLALGAVVNAIWDLWAKTLNKPVWRIVADMSPEEFVSCIDFRYITDAITPEEAIAMLKAEEGGKAKRIEDALNNKAVPAYTTSAGWLGYGKDKMKGLLEETLAKGYRHFKLKVGTSVEDDRERLSIAREVIGYDKGNILMVDANQVWSVPEAIEYMQQLKEFKPWFIEEPTSPDDILGHKAIREALKPYGIGVATGEMCQNRVIFKQLLASGAIDVCQIDACRMGGVNEVLAVLLMAKKFGVPIVPHSGGVGLPEYTQHLSTIDYVVVSGKLSVLEYVDHLHEHFEHPSVIKGGYYQTPLEPGYSVEMKAASMDQFEYPGKDGVSWWKSEEAKPILEGIKI, from the exons ATGGCTGAAGTTACAATCACAGGTTGGGATACTCGCGATGTTCGATTTCCCACTTCCCTCGACAAGACGGGCTCAGATGCTATGAACGCTGCTGGAGATTATAGTTCTGCATACTGTATTCTCAAGACCGATTCCGAGTTCTCTGGTCATGGCATG ACTTTCACAATCGGTCGTGGAAACGATATCGTATGTGCTGCAATCGATCATGTCGCCGATCGTCTCAAGGGACGCACCCTTTCCTCCCTCGTCTCAAATTGGGGTCAAACCTGGAGATATCTCGTTTCCGATTCGCAACTTAGATGGATTGGCCCAGAAAAGGGTGTAATTCATCTTGCCCTTGGAGCCGTCGTCAATGCTATCTGGGATTTGTGGGCAAAGACACTCAACAAGCCTGTCTGGAGAATTGTTGCAGACATGAGCCCTGAGGAATTCGTCAGCTGTATCGATTTCCGTTATATCACTGATGCTATTACACCTGAAGAGGCCATTGCTATGTTGAAGGCtgaagagggaggaaaggcaaagagaattgaagacGCCTTAAACAACAAGGCTGTTCCTGCCTACACCACAAGTGCCGGATGGTTGGGTTATGGCAAAGATAAGATGAAGGGGCTCTTGGAGGAAACTTTGGCCAAGGGATACAGACATTTCAAGCTTAAGGTTGGAACATCTGTTGAAGATGATCGAGAACGTTTGTCAATTGCAAGAGAAGTCATTGGCTACGACAAGGGCAATATTCTTATGGTTGATGCAAACCAG GTCTGGTCTGTCCCTGAAGCTATCGAATATATGCAACAACTCAAAGAGTTCAAGCCATGGTTTATCGAGGAGCCCACTTCTCCTGATGATATTCTCGGTCACAAGGCTATTCGTGAAGCTCTCAAACCATATGGAATCGGTGTTGCAACTGGTGAGATGTGCCAAAACAGAGTTATCTTCAAACAACTTTTGGCTAGCGGCGCCATCGATGTCTGCCAAATTGATGCCTGCCGAATGGGAGGTGTCAATGAAGTCTTGGCTGTTCTTCTCATGGCCAAGAAGTTCGGTGTCCCAATTGTTCCACACAGTGGTGGTGTCGGACTTCCAGAGTATACTCAACATTTGAGTACCATCGACTACGTCGTAGTCAGTGGAAAGTTGAGTGTCCTCGAATATGTTGACCATCTTCATGAGCACTTCGAGCACCCATCGGTCATCAAGGGTGGTTACTACCAGACTCCATTGGAGCCAGGATACAGTGTCGAGATGAAGGCAGCAAGTATGGATCAATTTGAGTACCCAGGAAAGGATGGAGTCAGTTGGTGGAAGAGTGAAGAGGCTAAGCCTATCTTGGAGGGTATCAAGATCTAA